A region of the Kribbella sp. NBC_01245 genome:
CTACCACTCGGAGAACGGCCCGGGCGGCGAGACCGGCAACAGCCGCAAGTGGGCGGACGACTTCCACCTGTTCGCGGTGGAGTGGTCGCCGTGGGAGATCGTGTGGACCGTGGACGGCCGCCGCTTCCACAGCGTGACGCCGGACGACATCCCCGAAGGTGCCGACTGGGTCTTCGACCATCCGTTCTACCTGCTGCTGAACCTGGCCGTCGGTGGCGTCTGGCCGGGGCCGCCCAACGCGTCGACCCGCTTCCCCGCGAAGATGCTGGTCGACTACGTTCGCGTCTACAGCTAGACGTCCAGCTCGGCGGTAAACAGTTCGACGGCATCAGTTGGACGGCATCGGTTGGACGGCATCGGTTCGACAGCATCGGTTCGACAGCATCGATTCGGAAGGGCAGCGGTGACAGTCAGTCTGCGGAAGCGCGATCGCGCCCGGGAACACCTGATCGGCCTGATCGAAACCAGGGCGGTCGGGCAGGCGATCCCGTCCGAACGACAGCTGTCCGCCGACCTCGGTATCTCCCGGCCGACCCTGCGATCGGTCGTCGACGAGCTGATCCGCGACGGCTGGCTGGTCCGCCAGCACGGCCGGGGCATGTTCGTCGGCACCCCCAAGATCGCGCAGAAGATCGTCGGCGGCCCCTCCCACACCGGAGGGGCCGCCTACCCCCCAGCCCCCGGCACCTGGACCAGCCGCGTCCTCAGCCACTCCGTAGTCCCCGCCGGCATGGCCATCGGCAGCCGCCTACGCGTCAAACCCGGCACCCCCGTACTACGCATCGCCCGCCAACGCCTCGTCGACGGCGAACCCATGTCACTCGAAACCATCCACGTACTCGACGAGCTAGTCCCAGGCATCGACATCACCGCAGTCGAAACCGGCTCCTTCTACGCCCTCCTGCGAGACCGGTACGACGTGATCCCAACCGAGGCAGAGCAAATCCACGAAGCCGCCGCGGCCGACGCCACCGAAGCAGCCCTCCTCGGCCTCACCGAAGGCGCCCCAATCCTCACCCTCGAACGCATCACCCGCGACCAACACGGCCGCCTCTTCGAATACACCCGAGCCTCCTACCGCGGCGACCGCTACCGCGTAACCTCCCACCTCTCCCTAACCACCTCCCCCACCCGCCACCACACCCGCATAACCCCCGCCCCCGCCGCTCCCGGCCACCCCTGACGCCGAGACCCGACCCGCCGCGCACCCGGTCCATCGGGCTCAAGTGACG
Encoded here:
- a CDS encoding GntR family transcriptional regulator is translated as MTVSLRKRDRAREHLIGLIETRAVGQAIPSERQLSADLGISRPTLRSVVDELIRDGWLVRQHGRGMFVGTPKIAQKIVGGPSHTGGAAYPPAPGTWTSRVLSHSVVPAGMAIGSRLRVKPGTPVLRIARQRLVDGEPMSLETIHVLDELVPGIDITAVETGSFYALLRDRYDVIPTEAEQIHEAAAADATEAALLGLTEGAPILTLERITRDQHGRLFEYTRASYRGDRYRVTSHLSLTTSPTRHHTRITPAPAAPGHP